The sequence tgcaggctttttaatattttcttacttcattttgtgttatatatacatatagaatacCAAAACAGATCCATATTTCTTCCTCCTTTAAAAATGGTATAGAATATatatgggtgcacttaaacagGGTGTCATTACGGTAGAAATGAGCTCAAGAaggtcattgattcaatgcattcctataagAAAGCTTAAATCCGCACATAGCCCtcactgtgcatgcgcattaggtgccATCACGGTGACGTTGCGGGAGGAGAGCCAGCCAGCGCCAAGGAAGCctcggcactggaaaaaaggcaagtaaaaaaggtttttaaacCTTTAATCATTGGGTGATGGTGGGGGACCTATAAAATTAGGGCTTGGGACAATATAGCGTTGCATTAGAAATGCATGAATATGTGATGGTTTTTTAAAGGAGATGGGAAAGAAAGAATTTTGCTTGTATTAAGGATAATACTAAAGgatagttatataatatatactttttttctttttacaggttTAACTCACATGAGATTACTCCACCTTTTGCTGTACTGAAGaatttggatttttttgttgAACGCAATACAGTATAGAAGAGATAAAACAGAAGAAGTGTAAAATCCTCCTCCATCATGTCGAACCCTCTCAAACAAGTGTTCAACAAGGACAGAACCTTCCGCCCAAAGCGGAAGTTTGAGCCAGGGACACAGAGGTTTGAATTACACAAGAAGGCTCAGGCCTCCCTCAATGCTGGGCTGGACTTGAAGGTGGCTGTCCAGCTGCCACATGGAGAGGACCTGAATGATTGGGTGGCAGTCAATGTTGTTGATTTCTTTAACCGCATTAACCTGATATATGGTACCATCAGTGATAGCTGCACTGAGCAAACATGTCCTGTCATGTCAGGTGGCCCAAAATACGAGTATAGGTGGCAAGATGATAACAGGTATCGAAAACCCACTGCACTTTCTGCTCCGAAATATATGAATCTATTGATGGACTGGATAGAAGTTCAGATAAACAATGAAGGGATATTCCCTACCAATGTTGGTGAGTTTTGCTTTTTGAATGCTAATTATACAGACACTATATATGTTATGCTatttgaaggaccactatagtgccaggaaaacaaactcgttttcttggcactacagTATTAATAGGTCGCCCCCCTCCTGCTCTGCTGaatgggttaatcccttacctttctccagcgccaggctcactcggtgctggggactctcctcctccttcgatTGTCATTGgctgcatgcgtggcaagagccacgcgcgcattcagtcagtccataggaaaccattctCAATGCATTCCTATTGTAAAAACTAACCTCCCTTAAAAACACGTTGTTACTCTGCATTCTTATGCAGTGGACATAGTTCTTTGTAACTGGTTTAGTTTATCAAAATATTTGATACTTAAATTATACATTGTTAATCAAACTTATCTTTGGATTTTtagcttattattatttttgacatTCACAAAGTACGAACATATTCTGCACCAATGTACaattagggggagggggaaaatggtacaatatatacaaaccaatacaaaaggtaaagagggctCTGCCTGTGAGCTGAGATTTGGgtattgaagctcttttatacaaagtgcttaattAGTTAAAATGGGGACCTGAGAACAGAGGTAGCAGGGGGAATATAGAAGTGATTCCCAGAGGAAGTAAAGTTGTAACtactggtaaaatgtaaaggCAATGAGAAGGTAATTGAGTAAGACGTCAAAACAGCTGAAGGAACCTGGGTGGACGATGAGTGCTTCGAGAAACTGAAGAGACTTGCTACTGCCAGGCGTGAATTGAGGCTTAAGGAACAGGGATGGAGATAAGACACAGTTTTAGGAAGGTATTAACAGCCAGGAGGGGCAAAGGATTGAGGGAAAGGGGGTGGGTAGCGCAAACATTGATGTATACCTGTGGTTCCcagctgtgtttacattgcttccttgtgacacctctagtgacagtcacttagACTGCCAGTAAAGGtgtttcctgtgtcagtgctgcagtgtgcagcacctactttCAGtgcctccacactctgcatggaggcgctgaacattccccatagagatacattgattcaatgcatctctatgaggagatcctgattggtgtagcgttttgcagccagtCCTATggcaaaacattggattggctgagatcatcaagcttgatgatttcagccatagaggcagggccagtcgcgGGGATACCAGCACGGTGTGGggagaaaaaaggtgagtaaaaacactattcccTTGCGAACGGAAGGGGTCGGGAAATCTAAACACACACcacgacactgacacacatatataccatgacacagacagacacacactaacagactgactcACACATTATTGCTTGTATTTATACATTTTGAGTCCAATGGGCGACCGGCCAGGGGATTGTGCAGGCGGGTGGCATGCTGGGGAATCGTTCAGGCGGGCAGCAAGTTGGAGGATTATGGATGCGGGCGGCATGCTGGGTGGGCGGCTCCCcaagcgtgcagcttaatgagaccggggccagaatatgatgtAATATTCCAGCCCTGGTCCTACTAGGTAGCGCGCAAGGatgggggagcagagcagagcagagacagcacagctccctATTTGCGCCTACTATTCGCACAGCCAGCCATCCGCCCTGCACGACCACCCAGCATGCCACGTGCATCCACAATCCCCCAGTATGCCACCCACCTCAGAGGTAAGGGGCTCTCATATCCCAGACACCAAGGCTAAATTCTTAGGAGCCCTGGCGTCTGGGATCTGTTGAGCCCTGACTTACAatatctgtcacttacctgggtctagtgcagcactgtgccaaaataagaCTGATGGCCCGTagcatgccggtcctattttttttttaaattgaggtgtgtatgtttccgtattctgtttgtgttatttatactgcagttgctttgtatcgttgtatttttgtttatatatgagctgttatattgtatatgttcatgagtagtttgtggaatCGTGTAAGATACCTATGAATGTCAGCTGTgtatggaggctgcttgtggaattatgAGCGTGGATGAAAATGTcacgtagtgtgtgtatgtgtggggttgtttggggtattgcatgtgtggggttgtgtgcatgtatgtggattgttagtggtattCTGTTTTGTGcagagtgtgcgtgtgtttgtctgtgggctgtttgtatgaggaagggttattctgcatttctgtgtatatctagcagtgtgggtggcttccctgggttacagtagggaccaggctggccaggtacaggtcaaggacaggaactGCAAAAGCAGttgcgggctgctctactccagtgtgaatTCCCAtacatgctgcaatgcataaattgaggattttctttcaccaccttttcatattagcagatatctgaagtttcactgggactcctgatagaccagaccctgtttggctctggcagccttgagtgccgtgcaaagacccctcgagtgccgtgcatggcacaagtgccataggttgcctacccctggtctagcgccttctctcctcccctgctgacgtctGCCAGCAGggaagacgtaatgcgcatgcgctgcaatgatcgcgctcgcattaggatttccccatgggtaagcattattcattgctttcctgtggggttttgggtgacggtGGACAtccccatgcatagcgtgaggatatccaaaagtcgcctaagagcccggaagtccctctggtggctttctggcagacagacactagaggtggagttaaccctagcaggtaattattgcagtttcttaaaaactgcaatgattacctgctcaaggttaagggacctgggacagtgcacccagaccacttcaatgagctgaagtggtctgggtgcctatagtgtccctttaagacttgtcACATGTAAGTTAAatggaccctatagtcaccagaacaactacagcttattgaatttgttctggtgagtagaatcattaccttcaggctttttgctgtaaacattcttttcagagaaaatgcagtgtttacattacagcctagtgataacttcactggccactcctcagatggctgttagagatccttcctgggtcatggctgcctaaaatgcatccaaacattcagtgtctcctccctctgcatgcagacactgagctttcctcatagagattcattgatttaattcatctctatgaggagatgctgattggccagggctgtgtttgaataatgctgactctgctcctgatctgcctctttgtcagtttcagccaatcctatggggaagcactgtgaatggatcaggctaccacttctgatgaggtcagcagacagcttgtttttttttgtttttttttaggcaaaccgcatgcagagttacagcttctggcttgaatacagtaagatgtaggtagggggctagatggtggttttaacactatggagtcaggaatacatgtttgtgttcctgaacctatagtgatcctttaaatgcaATCTTTGGAAGTCATGGAGCATAAACAAAATCATAGCTTCCGATTAAGCTATAAGTAGCTTCTGAATATTAGAATAGATTGCTGAAAAATTATGGATTTCTTTAAAATTGAAGAAAAATCTAATCTATATTGcatttcaatatttaatataaatccacAAAACAGGAGTAAATCTGTGAATAAAGTGGAGGTATTAATTGGCCTAAGGTTTGTGCTTGATATTTTGGTGTAGATGGTAAAATGTATGTAACTGGTGTACAGTTTGCTGTGAAATACTCGCATTTACATCTGATTAATTTTAACAGGTACACCCTTCCCAAAGAACTTCCTGCAAGTAGTAAAAAAGATACTGTCCAGGCTCTTCCGAGTATTTGTCCATGTCTATATTCACCACTTTGACAGGATCATCCACATGGGAGCAGAAGCTCATGTAAACACCTGCTATAAGCATTTTTATTACTTTGTAACAGAATTTAATCTGATGGACACCAAAGAACTTGAGCCGTTGGTGAGTGTGGATTTGTTTTTATTAGTAATCCTTAGTGTAATTagatattacatttgcttgcaatATGTGGAGTATGGTGGTCTTATATCAGATAATGTTTGATTTTTACTTTTTCCCCATTAGCTTAGCTTCTGTCACCGCAGGTATAAAACTTCTATTGAATGTATGGTCACATCGGGAATCACCTTAAATAGGCCACctgtatttaatttgttttagttTAGCATACCTAATTTTCTTCATCCCTTTTATATAAGATGCCTCTGACCCAtctgaattaaagggacatgaaGCACCAAAAACTTTACGGCTTTATGTAGTACTTCTGGTGCAAAGATACTGTGCCTGCAGGTCTGTGAAAAGGTATTGTTTACGTATTTCCCTAAGCCTACGTCCacactgactgccactagaggcatttcctgatgcagtcctgcaatctttgcaggactgatGTGCAATGTCTTCACGCTCTATCTTAAGGCTGAGCTGCCGACTACTGCAGCATGGCAACTGTCGTGCTTATGTACTAGCCcgcaaatacatataaatatatatattattattattatttttatttttttttaaatatcgggAAAAGTAAACCTAATAAGAATCCGACCGCTCCACTTTAAGCTGGCTTATTTTCAAATAAAAGTATTAAAGCTAAAGCCTGCCTGTTTCCTTCCTTCGAGTCAGTCGTGTCTCTCGCTAATACTACCCTTGTTCTGTATTCTTGTTAACAGAAGGAAATGACAGCGAAGATGTGCCACTAAGATTGGACTTCCTCTTTTACACCACCTTCCCTCTCCCTTACATTGCCTGTGGAGCCTGTCAATCAACTGCTGAACTTTGGAGAAGAGACTTTGCCTTTTCATATGCCTAGATATCTTTCTATGATATATTTTTCaagtctattttttttccttacctGGCACTTAAAGCTGTCATAAATTCAGGAAAAAAGAAATCGAGGAGCTGTACAAAATCTGTTTGtagatatatttttgtatgttcGTAGCATTCCTTTCTATGATATCGCATGTCTGAAGAAATATGCACTCAAAAGATTCAGTTCAGTTTAGGTTCACGTTTATAGAAAAATACTGTTGCTCTCATTAGCAGCATTTATATGCCAACACTTCACTTATGATATCaatataattacatttaaaagATGTTTCAATGCAACACCTGTTTATCTTGAAATTGTGCAGACACGATACAGTCAATTCATAGAAAGTTTCCTTTTCCCCCCATTTAAACGGAAACACAATt comes from Pelobates fuscus isolate aPelFus1 chromosome 5, aPelFus1.pri, whole genome shotgun sequence and encodes:
- the MOB3A gene encoding MOB kinase activator 3A: MSNPLKQVFNKDRTFRPKRKFEPGTQRFELHKKAQASLNAGLDLKVAVQLPHGEDLNDWVAVNVVDFFNRINLIYGTISDSCTEQTCPVMSGGPKYEYRWQDDNRYRKPTALSAPKYMNLLMDWIEVQINNEGIFPTNVGTPFPKNFLQVVKKILSRLFRVFVHVYIHHFDRIIHMGAEAHVNTCYKHFYYFVTEFNLMDTKELEPLKEMTAKMCH